The DNA segment CGAGGTCACGTCGTGGACGTTCGCCCGGGGGCTGCTCGCGGAGGGGCTGGTGGCGCCGGCCGGTCCCGGGGCCGTCCGGGTGCGGCCGTACGGCACGGACGGTACGGACGGCACGCTCGTCGAGCTGCGCACCGCGCACGGCACGGCCGCCCTCCGCTTCGACACGGCCGTCCTGCACCGCTTCCTGCTGCGCACGTACTCGGTGGTCGCCCCGGAGGAGGAGACGGTGGACGCGGTCCTCGACGACGGTGTGGCGGAGCTGTACGGCCGCCGGGCGAGCTGACCGGCCGGCGTTGTGAGCTGACGGGTCGGCGTTGTGAGCCAGGGCACTTTCCGCGTGGTGGGCGGTGCGCTGGGCAGGTTCGGGGGCGAGCGTCCGATGTCTCACCATGCGGGAGCAGGGCGGCGGATTTCGGACGCTCGATAGACTGAGCCGACATAAACGAACCGAGCGAGGAGCGCACGTGGGCCTTGTCGTGCAGAAGTACGGAGGCTCCTCCGTAGCCGATGCCGAGGGCATCAAGCGCGTCGCCAAGCGGATCGTGGAAGCCAAGAAGAACGGCAACCAGGTGGTTGTCGTGGTCTCCGCGATGGGCGACACGACGGACGAGCTGATCGATCTCGCCGAGCAGGTATCCCCGATGCCTGCGGGCCGGGAGTTCGACATGCTGCTGACCGCGGGAGAGCGTATCTCCATGGCCCTGCTGGCCATGGCGATCAAAAACCTGGGCCACGAGGCCCAGTCGTTCACCGGTAGCCAGGCAGGCGTCATCACCGACTCGGTCCACAACAAAGCCCGGATCATCGACGTCACGCCCGGCCGTATCCGGACCGCCCTCGACGAGGGCAACATCGCGATCGTCGCTGGCTTCCAGGGCGTCAGCGCCGACAAGAAGGACATCACCACGCTGGGGCGCGGCGGGTCCGACACCACGGCCGTGGCCCTCGCCGCCGCCCTCGACGCCGAGGTCTGCGAGATCTACACCGACGTCGACGGCGTGTTCACCGCCGACCCGCGCGTGGTGAAGAAGGCGAAGAAGATCGACTGGATCTCCTTCGAGGACATGCTGGAACTCGCGGCCTCCGGCTCCAAGGTGCTGCTCCACCGCTGTGTGGAGTACGCCCGGCGGTACAACATCCCGATCCACGTCCGCTCCTCCTTCAGCGGGCTGCAGGGCACGTGGGTCAGCAGCGAGCCCATTCAGCGAAGGGACAAGCAGGTGGAGCAGGCCATCATCTCCGGTGTCGCGCACGACACCTCCGAGGCCAAGATCACGGTCGTCGGCGTGCCGGACAAGCCGGGCGAGGCCGCCGCGATCTTCCGCGCCATCGCCGACGCCCAGATCAACATCGACATGGTCGTGCAGAACGTGTCGGCCGCGTCCACGGGCCTGACCGACATCTCCTTCACGCTGCCGAAGACCGAGGGCCGCAAGGCCATCGACGCGCTGGAGCGGAACCGGGGCGGCATCGGCTTCGACTCGCTGCGCTACGACGACCAGATCGGCAAGATCTCGCTGGTCGGCGCCGGCATGAAGACCAACCCCGGTGTCACCGCGGCCTTCTTCGAGGCGCTCAGCAACGCCGGTGTGAACATCGAGCTGATCTCGACCTCCGAGATCCGCATCTCGGTCGTCACCCGCGCCGACGACGTCCCCGAGGCCGTGCGCGCCGTGCACACCGCCTTCGGGCTCGACTCGGACACCGACGAGGCCGTGGTCTACGGAGGCACTGGCCGCTGATGGCACCGACCCGCAGGCCGACGCTCGCGGTCGTGGGAGCGACCGGAGCCGTCGGCGCGGTCATGCTCCAGATCCTGTCCCAACGGGCGGACGTCTGGGGCGAGATCCGTCTGATCGCCTCCCCGCGCTCGGCCGGCCGCAAGCTGGCCGTGCGCGGGGAGGAGGTCGAGGTGGTGGCGCTGACCGCGGAGGCCTTCGACGGCGTCGACGTCGCGATGTTCGACGTGCCCGACGAGGTCGCCGCGCAGTGGGCGCCGGTCGCCGTCTCCCGTGGCGCGGTCGTGGTCGACAACTCGGCCGCCTTCCGCATGGAAGCGGACGTCCCGCTCGTCGTCCCGGAGGTCAACGCGCATGCGGTGCGCGCCCGTCCGCGCGGGATCGTCGCCAACCCCAACTGCACGACCCTGTCGATGATCGTCGCCCTGGGCGCGCTGCACGCCGAGTTCGGGCTGCGCGAGCTGGTGGTGTCGTCGTACCAGGCCGTCAGCGGGGCCGGGCGGGCCGGCGTGGAGACGCTGCGCGCCCAGCTGTCCCTGGTGGCCGGCACCGAACTGGGGACCAGTCCCGGTGACGTACGGCGGGCCGTGGGGGAGAACACCGGGCCCTTCCCGGATCCGGTCGCGCTGAACGTCGTCCCCTGGGCCGGATCGCTGCGGGAGGACGGCTGGTCGTCGGAGGAGATGAAGGTGCGGGACGAGTCCCGCAAGATCCTCGGACTGCCGGCGCTGCCGATCGCCGTGACCTGCGTGCGGGTCCCGGTGGTCACCACGCACTCGCTGACCGTCCACGCGCGCTTCCAGGGCGAGGTCACCGTCGACGGTGCCCGCGAGATCCTCGCCACCGCGCCCGGGGTGGTCCTGTGCGACGACCCGGCGGCCGGTGAATTCCCCACCCCCGCCGATGTGGTGGGCACCGATCCGACCTGGGTCGGCCGGGTGCGCCGGGCGCTGGACGACCCGACCGCGCTCGAACTCTTCGTGTGCGGCGACAACCTGCGCAAGGGCGCGGCCCTCAACACCGCCCAGATCGCCGAGTTGGTCGCGACGGAGATCACAGCCGGTCAAACCCCCTCTGTGTAGGAAGTTTGTAGGATTCTTTTAAGAACCGTGGCCGGAAGCATGATCAAAAACACTTGTACCCGGCTCCACGGCAGCAGAGGATTTTCCTCCCCGCTCTCCGCAACCGCGTGCAGGGCGGGGAGCGTCTTTGCGGACACCCTGACGGGGTCCGGGGCGTGAGGTCCTGCCGCGAGACGCCGTGGCCGGGGGCGTGGGGGCGCCCGTTCACTTAGGGACATAGGGGAAGAGCGGGGCCCATGACGGCATTTGAGACATCGTCGGTTGTCGCATGTGTGATGCCCGGCACGTACAACCTTCACGGGGTCAGACGTGTCAAACAGGCGTGGCAGAGGTACTTGAGCTCTCCCCCAAGCTCTTCGAGCAGGGGATATCCCCAGCGCACCACGGCATGGTGGGCCTGCGGCCGCCCCGTGGCACGCGCCGGTCGCGCATGTCCGGGACGCCCGGCGGCATGCCGGTGATCGCGCCCGTGCCCGCAGCGCGGCCCGCCCGCATACCCAGTCAGCGCGACGGAGCCGAGGACACGGCGACCGCCGCGGTCGCCGGCACCACCGTCGACCATCTCACCGAGACCTACCGTGCGCACTACCGTTCGCTGCTCGGTCTCGCCGCCCTGCTCCTTGACGACACCGCCTCCTGCGAGGACGTCGTCCAGGAGGCCTTCATCCGCGTCCACTCGGCGCGCAAACGGGTCCGTGACCCGGAGAAGACCCTCGCCTACCTCCGGCAGACGGTGGTCAACCTCTCCCGCTCCGCCCTGCGTCGGCGCATCATCGGCCTGAAGCTGCTCTCCAAGCCGATGCCCGACATGGCGAGCGCGGAGGAGGGCGCGTACGACCAGCTGGAGCGCGACGCCCTCATCAAGGCGATGAAGGGACTGCAGCGCCGCCAGCGCGAGGTCCTCGTGCTGCGCTACTTCGCGGACATGACGGAGGCGCAGGTCGCCGAGACGCTCGGCATCTCGCTGGGCTCGGTGAAGGCGTACGGCTCGCGAGGCGTCGCCGCCCTGCGCGTGGCCATGGGGGCGCGCACATGAGCGACCACTCGGAAGGGGGCGATTCGCATGAACGCCTGTCCCACGAACGCCACGAGCCCTATGCCTGGCACGAGCCGACGAAGTCGCACGAGCAAGAGCACAAGCCACCGCACGCTGGGAACGGAACTGTGAACCACGGCCCCGACGAGAAGGGCCCCGAGGGGCTCGGCCCGGACCGCGACGGGCTCGACTCCGACCGCGAGATGTCCGACTCCGATCGTGACGTGCCCCGCTCCGACCGCGGCGAACCCGGGTCGGACCGCGACGGGCTTCCCTCGGATCCGGGCGGACTCTCCTTCGATCTCGGCGCGTTCGGCTCGGATCTCGGCGGGCTCG comes from the Streptomyces sp. NBC_00820 genome and includes:
- a CDS encoding SsgA family sporulation/cell division regulator; amino-acid sequence: MFVPSLPHVTLEQPAGARLVTASGRGRSIPLTLRYAAGDPLAVHIDFPAHVTADGEVTSWTFARGLLAEGLVAPAGPGAVRVRPYGTDGTDGTLVELRTAHGTAALRFDTAVLHRFLLRTYSVVAPEEETVDAVLDDGVAELYGRRAS
- a CDS encoding aspartate kinase produces the protein MGLVVQKYGGSSVADAEGIKRVAKRIVEAKKNGNQVVVVVSAMGDTTDELIDLAEQVSPMPAGREFDMLLTAGERISMALLAMAIKNLGHEAQSFTGSQAGVITDSVHNKARIIDVTPGRIRTALDEGNIAIVAGFQGVSADKKDITTLGRGGSDTTAVALAAALDAEVCEIYTDVDGVFTADPRVVKKAKKIDWISFEDMLELAASGSKVLLHRCVEYARRYNIPIHVRSSFSGLQGTWVSSEPIQRRDKQVEQAIISGVAHDTSEAKITVVGVPDKPGEAAAIFRAIADAQINIDMVVQNVSAASTGLTDISFTLPKTEGRKAIDALERNRGGIGFDSLRYDDQIGKISLVGAGMKTNPGVTAAFFEALSNAGVNIELISTSEIRISVVTRADDVPEAVRAVHTAFGLDSDTDEAVVYGGTGR
- a CDS encoding aspartate-semialdehyde dehydrogenase, producing MAPTRRPTLAVVGATGAVGAVMLQILSQRADVWGEIRLIASPRSAGRKLAVRGEEVEVVALTAEAFDGVDVAMFDVPDEVAAQWAPVAVSRGAVVVDNSAAFRMEADVPLVVPEVNAHAVRARPRGIVANPNCTTLSMIVALGALHAEFGLRELVVSSYQAVSGAGRAGVETLRAQLSLVAGTELGTSPGDVRRAVGENTGPFPDPVALNVVPWAGSLREDGWSSEEMKVRDESRKILGLPALPIAVTCVRVPVVTTHSLTVHARFQGEVTVDGAREILATAPGVVLCDDPAAGEFPTPADVVGTDPTWVGRVRRALDDPTALELFVCGDNLRKGAALNTAQIAELVATEITAGQTPSV
- a CDS encoding SigE family RNA polymerase sigma factor; the encoded protein is MSGTPGGMPVIAPVPAARPARIPSQRDGAEDTATAAVAGTTVDHLTETYRAHYRSLLGLAALLLDDTASCEDVVQEAFIRVHSARKRVRDPEKTLAYLRQTVVNLSRSALRRRIIGLKLLSKPMPDMASAEEGAYDQLERDALIKAMKGLQRRQREVLVLRYFADMTEAQVAETLGISLGSVKAYGSRGVAALRVAMGART